A genomic segment from Candidatus Nanopelagicales bacterium encodes:
- a CDS encoding glycosyltransferase family 39 protein produces MAYVIDTGTPARSGAAGKANWLLAVPVAASLLLAAPVATQGFWLDEAATAAAISRTPAQLWEMLADVDATMSVYYLFMHFWSVVFGASELALRAPSILAMAAAVGLTGLLGRRIRGLPVGLTAATLLAISPIAVKYSVEARPYALATFFVVAAGLVAHHGAKRPATNSVMAGWAVLAAVGVGFHFLAILAVAAQVLWLSGRRTRWAWALLPVAVALAVAAGVLSQPSYQGWIAQLGVTDFPRAFLAMAGAAGVILFGIGAVVLLVRRQRLPETRTDITVIVGWALAPAVVLAIASLLYQPMFLTRYLIMSMPAIALAVALVAVAAYRSLAGYAWLRMATGIVAVGCLLATAASYVVLPPNEGEDPRAAVAYISANSEPGDVIVYSPSWDELAPDWYFAQEGHTTPRDLTVLPGSTAITNNSLWPAQITVEQAIAELPSVDRVWVLQTDGGDAAVWEPTPNVGGPVAAYVEANWSQAEHGDFGRIRVSLWQKSA; encoded by the coding sequence CGGCAGGCAAAGCCAACTGGCTGTTGGCTGTGCCCGTTGCAGCATCGCTGCTGCTGGCCGCACCGGTGGCGACCCAAGGCTTCTGGCTAGATGAGGCCGCGACCGCCGCTGCCATCAGCAGAACCCCCGCGCAGTTGTGGGAAATGCTGGCCGACGTGGACGCCACCATGAGCGTCTACTACCTGTTCATGCACTTCTGGTCCGTCGTGTTCGGCGCCAGCGAACTCGCGCTACGGGCCCCGTCGATTTTGGCCATGGCCGCCGCGGTCGGGCTGACTGGACTGCTCGGCAGGCGCATCCGTGGGCTGCCCGTTGGGTTGACCGCGGCGACACTCTTGGCGATCAGCCCCATCGCGGTGAAGTACTCGGTCGAAGCCCGCCCGTACGCGTTGGCGACGTTCTTTGTCGTCGCCGCCGGCCTAGTCGCTCACCATGGGGCGAAGCGGCCGGCGACCAACTCAGTGATGGCCGGCTGGGCAGTTCTGGCTGCGGTAGGGGTTGGCTTCCACTTCCTGGCGATCCTGGCCGTCGCGGCGCAAGTGCTGTGGCTTTCGGGACGCCGCACCCGATGGGCTTGGGCGCTGCTACCCGTTGCCGTGGCATTGGCCGTGGCCGCAGGCGTCTTGAGCCAGCCGTCCTACCAGGGCTGGATCGCTCAACTCGGCGTCACCGATTTCCCTCGTGCCTTCCTCGCAATGGCTGGGGCAGCCGGAGTGATCCTGTTCGGAATCGGTGCGGTTGTGCTGCTGGTCAGACGTCAACGCCTGCCCGAAACCCGGACCGACATCACCGTGATAGTGGGATGGGCGCTGGCCCCGGCCGTCGTATTAGCGATCGCATCGCTGCTCTACCAACCCATGTTCTTGACCCGCTACCTGATCATGAGCATGCCCGCGATTGCACTTGCGGTGGCGCTCGTTGCCGTGGCCGCGTACAGGTCGCTAGCCGGGTATGCCTGGCTGCGTATGGCGACCGGGATCGTCGCTGTCGGATGTCTTCTGGCCACCGCTGCAAGTTATGTGGTCTTGCCTCCCAACGAGGGCGAAGACCCCCGAGCGGCTGTGGCCTACATCAGCGCCAACTCCGAACCAGGCGATGTCATCGTGTATTCGCCAAGCTGGGATGAACTCGCCCCGGACTGGTATTTCGCCCAGGAAGGTCACACCACACCGCGTGACCTGACGGTGCTGCCTGGATCGACAGCGATCACCAACAACAGCCTGTGGCCCGCGCAAATCACCGTCGAGCAGGCGATCGCGGAGCTGCCATCGGTGGATCGAGTGTGGGTACTGCAAACCGACGGTGGCGACGCGGCCGTGTGGGAACCCACCCCCAACGTCGGGGGCCCAGTCGCCGCGTATGTGGAGGCGAATTGGTCTCAAGCTGAGCATGGCGACTTCGGTCGCATCAGGGTCAGCCTGTGGCAGAAGTCAGCCTGA
- a CDS encoding acetylxylan esterase: MDREIDRSQRPVPRIPADFDAFWQQALEELAGVDPDVRPEAQAVQGPHGLVLQWSSFRSVGDVRIHFYSITSQSKRVRPTLVHSHGYGSQCEPRWDWAAAGADVFGVDIRGCGRSDGALPRASRWGYIMSGIESPETSVLRGAVCDYIRLAQIARQRAQSSDQRVVLHGVSFAGGLALMAEALLHIADALVVGVPTFGWAEGRYFLSQAGSGGELQTYLSARPESTEDVMVVLSYFDSVTFASRVTCPTLIGLGLRDEVVPPETVYAIANHIPSTIEIMEFPVSHSELPEEALWARFDDRCVEIALEEQNAEA; this comes from the coding sequence ATGGACCGAGAGATCGATCGATCACAGCGACCGGTGCCACGCATCCCAGCGGACTTCGATGCGTTCTGGCAGCAGGCCCTTGAGGAGCTCGCAGGTGTCGACCCCGATGTGCGACCCGAGGCGCAAGCCGTCCAGGGTCCTCATGGACTCGTGCTCCAGTGGTCGTCTTTCCGGTCGGTGGGAGATGTCCGAATCCACTTCTATTCGATCACCAGCCAATCAAAACGGGTGCGGCCAACGTTGGTCCACAGCCACGGCTACGGCTCGCAGTGCGAACCGCGCTGGGATTGGGCCGCGGCCGGAGCCGACGTCTTTGGCGTCGACATCCGTGGGTGCGGACGCTCCGATGGCGCGCTACCACGAGCCTCGCGCTGGGGTTACATCATGAGCGGTATCGAAAGCCCCGAAACAAGCGTCCTGCGCGGGGCGGTTTGTGACTACATACGTTTAGCGCAAATCGCCAGGCAACGAGCGCAGTCGAGCGACCAAAGGGTCGTTTTGCACGGAGTCAGCTTCGCCGGCGGGCTCGCGCTGATGGCTGAGGCACTCCTCCACATTGCAGATGCCCTGGTTGTCGGTGTGCCCACGTTCGGCTGGGCCGAGGGCCGCTACTTCCTGAGTCAGGCTGGCTCCGGCGGTGAACTCCAAACGTACCTTTCTGCCCGGCCGGAGAGCACCGAAGATGTGATGGTCGTTCTGAGCTACTTCGACTCCGTGACCTTCGCGTCGCGCGTCACTTGTCCAACGCTCATCGGGCTCGGGCTACGCGACGAGGTTGTCCCGCCCGAAACCGTCTACGCGATCGCAAATCACATTCCCAGCACGATCGAGATCATGGAATTCCCCGTCAGCCACAGCGAACTTCCTGAGGAAGCCCTGTGGGCACGGTTCGATGATCGGTGCGTAGAGATCGCGCTGGAGGAGCAGAATGCTGAAGCGTGA